The window TCTGAAGAAATGGGTTCATTTGGAGTTCTACTAAAAGGtacaattaataaaatcaaaacaATCGGAGGAACAAGTAGTTGGAAGCATATTTGGATTATGTCATTTTTCATATTTCTTGTCTTCTTATTAATGtatattttgtttaaaagAAGCTAGaactatttatattattttataatcaTCGTCTACTAATTATATAGAGTATAGTAATTTTACATTTAAGTTGATCATTACTAATTCGCATTCGAAATTCCactttaattcattatatattaatttacttaatgaagaaaacatgttattaaacaaataaCAGACATTGTTATAGTACATTACAAGGTAAAACACTTCTTACCCTCTTTAAGCTAAAAAGGAGCTCCCGCTCCGAGAGGGGGTGATCCGGGATTCGAACCCGGGACCTCTCGCACCCTAAGCGAGAATCATACCCCTAGACTAATCACCCAGCTTTGTCTTACACGTCTGTTAAATAGGTAACATAATAAAAGTGaggaaaaatatttttctctcAATTGACAAATATCTACAACTTTTTATGATAATCTCTGAATAATCAATATAAGAACAGATGGGAAAAAGAGggtaaataaataatttattaaaaaaaaatcatatttGCATTTTTAGTgttaattctttctttcaaaaaaaaaaaaaaaaagaaagacTGCAAAgcaataaaaatagaaaacaactaattaattgaaaaaaaaagtcaataaaatttcaaaatcacATTACATTTACatatatttacattttgactaaaattaatagtatATAGCTTAAAGACAACTATTTAATTAGTCAATTAAcgatcattattttttctcttcaatattttatatttattaataagtCAGCATTTCATATGAGAACTTCTATTACGTTTTTCCCCACTTTTTGCTCACCCATTTAACCTTAGTTTTTTCCCCCCAAAAAAGTTTATAGTGAACACTATAAACCCAAATTAAATTGCCTCACAGTCGTAGTGGGTGATTAGTCTAGGGGTATGATTCTCGCTTTGGGTGCG is drawn from Cryptosporidium parvum Iowa II chromosome 4, whole genome shotgun sequence and contains these coding sequences:
- a CDS encoding hypothetical protein (domain similar to KOG3385, V-SNARE), giving the protein SILEEQNDQYMIDLEAKVQDLKYISNTMRQQVKESNDLLSSLSEEMGSFGVLLKGTINKIKTIGGTSSWKHIWIMSFFIFLVFLLMYILFKRS